DNA sequence from the Janibacter sp. CX7 genome:
CGAGGCCGACGCGTGCGGACGCGAGCACTACCAGCTGTACTCGCGCTCCTTCCTCGGCGCGACGATCGACCTCGAGGAGACCTATGCGTGGGGGCAGGAGGAGCTCGCCCGGATCACCGCCGAGATGGCCGCCGTCGCCGAGCAGGTGCGACCCGGCGCCACCGTCCGCGAGGCGGTCGAGGCCCTCGACGCCGACCCGCGCTACCAGCTGCACGGCACCGACGCGCTGCGCGAGTGGATGCAGGGCAAGGCCGACGAGGCCATCGAGCTGCTCGACGGCCACCTCGACATCCCCGAGCCGGTGCGCACCATCGAGTGCCGCATCGCGCCGACCGAGACCGGCGGCATCTACTACACCGGGCCGAGCGACGACTTCTCCCGGCCCGGGCGCATGTGGTGGTCGGTGCCCAAGGGGGTCACCGACTTCGGCACCTGGCGCGAGCTGACGACCGTCTACCACGAGGGCGTCCCCGGCCACCACCTCCAGATCGGCCAGACCGTCCACCGCAAGGAGCTGCTCAACCGGTGGCGCCGCCTCGCGTCGTGGACCTCCGGGCACGGCGAGGGCTGGGCGCTCTACGCGGAGTGGCTCATGGCCGAGCTCGGGCACATGGACGACCCGGGCAACCGCATGGGTCTGCTCGACGGGCAGTCGCTGCGCGCCGCCCGCGTCGTCCTCGACGTCGGCGTCCACTGCGGCTTCGAGGCGCCCGCCGAGGTCGGTGGTGGCGCGTGGACCTACGACAAGGCCTGGGAATTCCTCTCGGCGCACGCCAACATGGACGAGGGCTTCCTGCGCTTCGAGCTCGACCGCTACCTCGGGTGGCCCGGCCAGGCGCCGAGCTACAAGATCGGCGAGCGGCTGTGGCTGCAGCTGCGGGAGGAGACCGCCCGGCGCGAGGGCGCCGACTTCGACCTGCGCGCCTTCCACCGCCGCGCCCTCGACATCGGCGGCGTCGGCCTCGACACCCTGCGCGCTGCCGTCCTGCGCTGAGCACGGCTACCCATCCACGAGCCCGCGCGGTGGGCCTACCATGCTTCGCGTGAAGCACATCAGGGGGACCGTGTCCGTCGTCGCCGCCGCGGCGCTGCTCACCGCCTGCTCGTCGGGACCCGACGAGCGCGAGGCGTCCAGCACCGTGACGGTGACCTACTCCAGCTCGACGAGCAATGCACCGACGACCCAGACGGTGACCAGCTCGCCCTCCCCCGGCGGGGGCCGGGGCACCTCGCCCGACGCCGCGAGCACGAACGGCCCGCCCGGCAACTCATCGGGCACCAGCACCGGCGGGCCCGACGCATCACCCGGCGGGCCGACGAGCACCGACGCCCCGTCGTCCCCGCCCAAGGACATCGGCGCCTACGCCGACACCTTCGTGCGGGCGTGGGGGCGAGGTGACCGGGCCGTCGCCTCGACCTACGGCACCCCCACCGCCGTGAGCTCGCTCTTCGGTCAGCGCTCCTCGGGCGGGGGCGGCTGGCAGCGTCGGGGCATGTCCGGTGACGGCGGCTCGATGGTCGTCACCTACGGCGACGGCTCCGACGTGCTCACCGTGCGGATCGACGCGGGCACCGCCGCCTCCGGCGGCGAGCACGCCGTCACCAGCGCCTCCCTCGACGTGACCGACGGTGGCGAGAACGGCGACGACACCTCCGGCGCCGGGCTGCCGACGTCGACCACCGCCTACGCCGATGCCTTCGTGCGCGCCTGGGGCAAGGGCGACTCGAGCGCGTGGACCTATGCCACCGATGGCGTCGAGTCCGGCTTCGGCGCAGCCCACCCCTCCGGCGGCCCCCGTTGGTCGCGGACCTCGAGCACCGCGACGAGCGCCACCTACACCGACCGCGAGGGCGGCACGCTCGTGCTCACCCTCGACCCGTCACGTGTCTCCTTCGGCGCCGAGGAC
Encoded proteins:
- a CDS encoding DUF885 domain-containing protein, coding for MTAETHRPQTDVDRIAEAHLDAEVALSPISATHLGLPGHDADLDDLSPDGHAAHSRLRRQTLAALADATPVDDVDRVTVEAMQERLGLAEEIHEAGLDLGELNVIASPLQGVRDVFDIMPTATTDDWATFASRMAKVPAALGQWVQSLTVAADRGQVSPLRQYDRCIEQCADLTAPDGYFAGVLAGASVDGAPLPEALATDLRRSVEAAAGAYRDLATQLTPLRERAPEADACGREHYQLYSRSFLGATIDLEETYAWGQEELARITAEMAAVAEQVRPGATVREAVEALDADPRYQLHGTDALREWMQGKADEAIELLDGHLDIPEPVRTIECRIAPTETGGIYYTGPSDDFSRPGRMWWSVPKGVTDFGTWRELTTVYHEGVPGHHLQIGQTVHRKELLNRWRRLASWTSGHGEGWALYAEWLMAELGHMDDPGNRMGLLDGQSLRAARVVLDVGVHCGFEAPAEVGGGAWTYDKAWEFLSAHANMDEGFLRFELDRYLGWPGQAPSYKIGERLWLQLREETARREGADFDLRAFHRRALDIGGVGLDTLRAAVLR